A portion of the Chryseobacterium tructae genome contains these proteins:
- the kbl gene encoding glycine C-acetyltransferase — protein MISEKYLQHLQNELQNIENDGLYKRERIITSQQSAEIEANGKKLLNFCANNYLGLSNNAEVMKASQDMIQSHGYGMSSVRFICGTQDIHKDLEKKIADFLGLEDTILYAAAFDANGGVFEPLFTEEDAIISDELNHASIIDGVRLCKAARYRYKNNNMADLEAQLIAASEKNHRFKIIVTDGVFSMDGIVADLKGVCDLADKYDALVMVDDSHATGFIGKTGRGTHEANEVMGRVDIITSTLGKALGGALGGFTSGKKEIIDMLRQRSRPYLFSNSLAPGIVGAALKVLDMISDDTSLRDQVMENADYFRTEMKAKGFDIPDGDAAIVPVMLYDAPLSQKMAEKLMDEGIYVIGFFYPVVPKGKARIRVQLSAAHTKEHLDKAIAAFEKVGKELGVIS, from the coding sequence ATGATTTCTGAAAAATACCTACAACATTTACAGAACGAACTTCAAAATATTGAGAACGACGGACTTTACAAAAGAGAAAGAATCATCACTTCTCAACAGAGTGCAGAAATAGAAGCAAATGGAAAAAAGCTTTTGAACTTCTGTGCGAATAATTATCTTGGATTATCCAACAATGCAGAGGTAATGAAAGCTTCTCAGGATATGATTCAGTCTCATGGGTATGGAATGTCATCTGTACGTTTCATCTGTGGAACTCAGGATATTCACAAAGATTTAGAAAAAAAGATCGCTGATTTCTTAGGACTTGAGGATACGATTCTTTACGCAGCAGCTTTTGATGCTAATGGTGGTGTTTTTGAGCCTTTATTTACTGAAGAAGATGCTATTATTTCAGATGAGTTGAACCATGCTTCCATTATTGATGGAGTACGTCTTTGTAAAGCAGCAAGATACCGTTATAAGAACAACAATATGGCGGATCTTGAAGCACAGTTAATCGCTGCTTCAGAAAAGAATCACCGTTTCAAAATTATTGTAACGGATGGAGTGTTCTCTATGGATGGAATTGTAGCGGATCTGAAAGGAGTTTGTGATCTTGCAGATAAATATGATGCATTGGTAATGGTTGATGATTCTCATGCCACCGGATTTATCGGGAAAACAGGAAGAGGAACGCACGAAGCGAATGAAGTAATGGGTAGAGTAGATATTATTACTTCTACATTAGGAAAAGCTTTAGGAGGTGCTTTAGGAGGGTTTACTTCGGGTAAAAAAGAGATCATTGATATGCTGAGACAGCGTTCTCGTCCTTATTTATTCTCGAACTCATTAGCGCCAGGGATTGTAGGAGCTGCTTTGAAGGTATTGGATATGATTTCTGATGATACTTCCCTTCGTGATCAGGTAATGGAAAATGCAGACTATTTCAGAACAGAAATGAAAGCTAAAGGCTTTGATATTCCTGATGGAGATGCTGCTATTGTTCCGGTAATGCTTTATGATGCACCACTTTCTCAGAAAATGGCTGAAAAACTAATGGATGAAGGAATCTATGTAATTGGATTCTTCTACCCTGTAGTACCAAAAGGAAAAGCAAGAATCAGAGTTCAATTATCTGCTGCTCATACAAAAGAGCATTTGGATAAAGCCATTGCTGCTTTTGAAAAGGTAGGAAAAGAATTGGGAGTGATCTCTTAA
- a CDS encoding cupin-like domain-containing protein, whose protein sequence is MQLIPVKKTKKLVSRNFINNHMKPQIPVIIEDFVDPESPAFQKWNYEYFKEIAGSQKVDIYGSEMDSMDRVASQPIAQTTFSEYLDLIDSSPTEHRLFLFNLLSIKPELKNDIIYNDVTNGKILKWLPFMFFGGQGSATRNHIDIDMSHVFITQFEGIKRIWLFPWEQSDLMYKLPYNFHSLPNIKNPDYRQYPALLYLNGYEAVLHPGETLYIPSGWWHYIQYETGGYSISVRALPSSALEKWRGFKNLVITRNFDNIMRNLFKEKWFKYKIKIANKRGAKAFSKQKSFQI, encoded by the coding sequence ATGCAATTGATTCCAGTAAAGAAAACAAAGAAACTCGTTTCAAGAAACTTTATCAATAACCACATGAAACCTCAGATCCCTGTCATTATCGAAGATTTTGTAGATCCTGAAAGCCCGGCATTTCAAAAGTGGAACTATGAATATTTCAAAGAAATAGCAGGCAGTCAAAAAGTAGACATCTATGGCAGTGAAATGGATTCTATGGACAGAGTGGCGAGCCAGCCTATTGCACAGACTACTTTTTCTGAATATCTTGATCTGATAGACTCTAGCCCTACTGAACATCGACTGTTTTTATTTAATCTATTAAGCATAAAACCAGAACTCAAAAATGATATTATCTACAATGATGTTACCAATGGTAAAATATTAAAATGGCTCCCTTTCATGTTTTTCGGTGGCCAGGGCTCTGCTACCAGAAATCATATTGACATTGATATGTCTCACGTTTTCATCACCCAATTTGAGGGCATTAAACGAATCTGGTTATTTCCCTGGGAACAATCTGACCTGATGTATAAACTGCCTTATAATTTCCATAGCTTGCCTAATATTAAAAATCCGGACTATAGACAATATCCTGCCTTACTTTACCTAAATGGCTATGAGGCCGTTCTCCATCCCGGTGAAACATTATACATTCCATCCGGATGGTGGCATTATATACAATATGAAACCGGAGGATATTCCATATCGGTAAGAGCGCTGCCATCAAGCGCACTTGAAAAATGGCGTGGATTTAAAAACCTTGTTATTACACGAAATTTTGATAATATCATGCGAAATCTATTTAAAGAAAAGTGGTTCAAATACAAGATAAAAATAGCCAATAAAAGAGGTGCAAAAGCTTTCAGTAAACAAAAAAGCTTTCAAATTTGA
- a CDS encoding M1 family metallopeptidase, which yields MKKMYLLMLSFLITQQVYGQKQDHNIEMKGLVKKEMKSFAKKMPVGNINPNTLNYDLQYQRMDLNINPAVNSVSGSVTSHFKTNQNMGSIYFDLSNILTVSQVQYHGNSIPFQQLPTKEIKIDFPTSISASTLDSLTIHYSGSPDPSDNTVMVGTQGAGIPVFSTLSEPYGAQDWFPTKQSLNDKIERFDFKITTPSQYSVAANGKLMSEIISPTTGTKLTFWRTMYPTAAYLIALSITNFAKQNSTIGNPPFPFVNYIYPGTAGDPVKVSTIEWTKQIMETFETYFGLYPFRNEKYGHMEYLNGGGMEHQTMSSMSGWTKGLIAHELTHQWFGDKVTCGKWNDIWLNEGFATFGEHLANEKLIMTNSEFMNYLNGQINYITSSVGGTIYVPDAELNNENRIFDSRLSYAKGGYILRMVKWILGDNAFYQALKEYHARPALAYNYVKTEDFKASLLQSTGKDFTEFFNDWVYREGYPTYAIKWKQTGTQLTFKVSQTQSSPTVSFFELPLPVKITGTGGQTAYLVLNNSFNNQYFNESISFPIVNIQFNYEYQILEKNSTVAQDNSLSISEIEKDGFALYPNPAKNELYLKGIDKETEYSIHGIDGKLIRKSVFKPGKAIPIGELTPGAYIFTVNEKHMKFIKH from the coding sequence ATGAAAAAAATGTACCTTCTGATGCTGAGTTTTTTGATCACTCAGCAGGTTTATGGCCAAAAACAGGATCATAATATCGAAATGAAAGGTTTGGTGAAAAAAGAAATGAAATCTTTTGCCAAGAAAATGCCAGTCGGGAATATCAACCCTAATACTCTGAATTATGATCTACAGTATCAAAGGATGGATTTAAATATTAATCCTGCTGTTAATTCTGTATCAGGATCTGTGACTTCTCATTTTAAAACGAATCAAAACATGGGAAGTATTTATTTTGATCTTTCCAATATTCTGACGGTTTCTCAGGTACAATACCATGGAAACAGTATTCCGTTTCAACAGTTGCCTACTAAAGAAATTAAAATAGATTTTCCAACTTCTATTTCTGCAAGCACTCTGGACTCATTGACTATTCATTATTCAGGCTCTCCAGACCCATCAGATAATACGGTTATGGTAGGAACTCAAGGAGCCGGAATCCCCGTTTTTTCTACCTTAAGTGAACCTTATGGAGCACAAGATTGGTTTCCAACCAAACAAAGTCTGAATGATAAGATTGAAAGATTTGATTTTAAAATTACGACACCTTCTCAATATAGTGTTGCAGCTAATGGAAAACTAATGTCTGAAATCATATCGCCAACTACCGGGACGAAGCTTACCTTTTGGAGGACGATGTATCCTACTGCGGCTTATCTTATAGCATTATCTATTACCAATTTTGCTAAGCAAAATTCTACAATCGGAAATCCTCCATTTCCATTTGTTAATTATATTTATCCGGGAACAGCTGGAGATCCAGTTAAGGTCTCCACTATTGAATGGACAAAACAAATAATGGAGACTTTTGAAACCTATTTCGGCCTTTATCCTTTCCGTAATGAAAAATATGGACATATGGAATACCTGAATGGAGGAGGAATGGAGCATCAGACCATGTCTTCCATGAGTGGATGGACTAAAGGTCTTATTGCTCATGAACTTACTCATCAGTGGTTTGGAGATAAAGTCACTTGTGGAAAATGGAATGATATATGGCTGAATGAAGGTTTTGCTACTTTTGGAGAGCACTTAGCCAATGAAAAGTTGATCATGACCAATAGTGAGTTCATGAATTATCTGAATGGTCAAATTAACTATATTACCAGTAGTGTAGGAGGGACTATTTATGTTCCGGATGCGGAACTTAATAATGAAAATAGAATTTTTGACAGCAGATTATCTTATGCTAAAGGAGGTTATATTTTAAGAATGGTAAAATGGATCTTGGGAGACAATGCTTTTTATCAGGCACTTAAAGAGTATCATGCAAGACCAGCACTGGCCTACAATTACGTTAAAACAGAAGATTTCAAAGCTTCTTTACTTCAGTCTACAGGAAAAGATTTTACAGAATTCTTCAATGACTGGGTATATAGAGAAGGATATCCAACCTATGCCATAAAATGGAAACAAACGGGAACTCAGCTTACCTTTAAAGTGTCTCAGACACAAAGTAGTCCTACAGTTAGCTTTTTTGAACTGCCATTACCGGTAAAAATCACTGGAACAGGTGGTCAGACTGCTTATTTAGTACTGAATAATTCTTTCAATAACCAATATTTTAATGAAAGTATATCGTTTCCTATAGTCAATATTCAGTTTAATTATGAATATCAGATTTTAGAAAAGAACTCTACTGTGGCTCAGGATAATAGTTTGAGTATTTCTGAAATAGAAAAAGATGGTTTTGCTTTATATCCTAATCCTGCCAAAAATGAGCTTTACCTAAAAGGGATTGATAAAGAAACAGAATATTCTATTCATGGGATTGATGGAAAATTGATCAGAAAATCAGTATTCAAACCTGGTAAGGCAATACCGATTGGGGAACTTACTCCTGGAGCCTATATTTTTACAGTGAATGAAAAACATATGAAGTTCATTAAACATTAA